Proteins encoded by one window of Ovis canadensis isolate MfBH-ARS-UI-01 breed Bighorn chromosome 14, ARS-UI_OviCan_v2, whole genome shotgun sequence:
- the KRTDAP gene encoding keratinocyte differentiation-associated protein isoform X1, with product MKIPVLPVAVLLSVLALHSAQGAALASSEEETTIGNYAAGPEAFNAQFLNIDKLRSAFKNDEFLNWHALFESIKRKLPFLNWDAFPKLKGLRSATPDAQ from the exons ATGAAGATCCCCGTTCTTCCCGTGGCCGTTCTTCTCTCTGTCCTGGCACTCCACTCTGCTCAGGGGGCGGCGCTGGCCAGCTCTGAG GAAGAGACCACCATTGGTAATTATGCAGCAGGACCCGAG GCCTTTAATGCCCAGTTCCTGAACATTGACAAGTTGCGATCA GCTTTCAAGAACGATGAATTCCTGAACTGGCACGCTCTCTTTGAG TCTATCAAAAGGAAACTTCCTTTCCTCAACTGGGATGCCTTTCCTAAG CTGAAAGGACTGAGGAGTGCAACTCCTGATGCCCAGTGA
- the KRTDAP gene encoding keratinocyte differentiation-associated protein isoform X2 — MKIPVLPVAVLLSVLALHSAQGAALASSEEETTIGNYAAGPEAFKNDEFLNWHALFESIKRKLPFLNWDAFPKLKGLRSATPDAQ; from the exons ATGAAGATCCCCGTTCTTCCCGTGGCCGTTCTTCTCTCTGTCCTGGCACTCCACTCTGCTCAGGGGGCGGCGCTGGCCAGCTCTGAG GAAGAGACCACCATTGGTAATTATGCAGCAGGACCCGAG GCTTTCAAGAACGATGAATTCCTGAACTGGCACGCTCTCTTTGAG TCTATCAAAAGGAAACTTCCTTTCCTCAACTGGGATGCCTTTCCTAAG CTGAAAGGACTGAGGAGTGCAACTCCTGATGCCCAGTGA